A region from the Nematostella vectensis chromosome 13, jaNemVect1.1, whole genome shotgun sequence genome encodes:
- the LOC116615292 gene encoding uncharacterized protein LOC116615292, with protein sequence MDAPKTAASVGKDSGGSTTSGTRQDVNERKGIEMFASAPGTSNDTDDSSYIDISSSESTVKRNTTNTADQTRRKWITFRQWIRQLHPTFHCKRPWQRTRQLPPESSSSSNDTRTESHSVLPVFSQSRPIGGTLERVPSDSSPLLVTVSAHARLEITADGNQSLAKSVKISRSHHDLNRGKKNIRKIKSLPPLKPKLIVVQPLNPPSCEELHPLRDSNGQASTTSDPIQPLCGPISPPQATTPQPRQRAHTIGAISDLAATRRHWWQRRRRNTVGVMPEHTPRPAWLGSGSDKNRQSVQILQGNRPLERPRE encoded by the exons ATGGACGCCCCTAAGACTGCAGCATCAGTTGGCAAAGACAGCGGGGGGAGCACCACTAGCGGGACTCGACAGG ATGTGAACGAGCGGAAAGGGATAGAAATGTTTGCATCGGCGCCAGGCACTTCTAACGACACGGACGACTCTTCGTATATCGATATTTCATCG AGCGAGAGCACCGTGAAACGCAATACAACCAACACCGCTGACCAAACCAGGCGCAAATGGATAACTTTCCGCCAGTGGATACGCCAGCTGCATCCGACGTTTCATTGCAAGAGGCCATGGCAACGCACAAGACAGCTACCTCCCGAGAGCTCGTCGTCTTCAAATGATACCAGGACAGAG AGCCATTCCGTCTTGCCAGTCTTTAGTCAGAGCCGACCAATCGGTGGCACCCTTGAACGCGTGCCCAGTGACAGCTCTCCATTGCTTGTCACAGTATCCGCGCATGCACGATTGGAAATTACCGCTGACGGCAATCAGAGCTTGGCAAAGTCTGTGAAGATCTCTCGATCCCACCACGACTTGAATAGGGGGAAAA AAAATATCCGGAAGATTAAAAGCCTGCCACCCTTAAAACCAAAGCTAATCGTAGTTCAACCACTAAACCCTCCAAGTTGCGAGGAGCTACACCCTCTGCGTGATAGCAATGGTCAAGCATCTACAACTAGTGATCCAATACAGCCTCTTTGCGGGCCCATAAGCCCCCCTCAGGCGACCACACCCCAGCCTCGTCAGCGTGCCCATACGATTGGTGCCATCTCAGACTTGGCTGCTACCAGGAGGCACTGGTGGCAGCGACGAAGAAGGAACACTGTCGGTGTGATGCCGGAACACACTCCTAGACCAGCCTGGCTGGGCTCTGGCTCTGATAAGAACAGGCAGAGTGTGCAGATTCTTCAGGGTAACAGGCCACTGGAGAGGCCCAGGGAGTAA